From Candidatus Aminicenantes bacterium, the proteins below share one genomic window:
- a CDS encoding ATP-dependent DNA helicase RecG — MSVSLFTPVEKIKGIGPSYGRILARRGIACAGDLLLLFPESYIDFSRVTEQPVADEERLYPVALDSVHLGRNFKKRISLLTVKGKIATLPVRLVFFNQPYLLPTLARKKRIYAYGRIETRAGVWQMVNPQLAPENRLGQVVPRYRPLATLKGGNLRKLIAWVLAEWREERETLPQTILRRHDFPGLAHALRTIHQPRASDLSAVEKMKARFIYSEFLAFQLELQFIRAFFRGRRRLHRYRFSNDIRLAIDRRLPFTLSAEQVSAFSEIVNDLGAPHTMQRLLQGEVGSGKTIVAFLALLLARENGYQGAFLAPTELLAGQHFRNAQAFFAVDDIALLTGDCPAGQKKEIQKRLRSGEISLVFGTHALINEAIAFRNLSMVVIDEQHRFGVAQRAALFFKSRSADLLVTTATPIPRTMRLALYNDVAVSTLKKPLAGRRPVITRVIAAAGRQEFYRQLRRELDRGGRGYVIMPLIDKSEGVPELRSLQEETAVFKELWPDIPLAAISGKTKPEQKERILRQFRQGRIRLLLATTVVEVGIDVPEATFMVIENADRYGLSQLHQLRGRVGRGTEQSYCYLLASSQPTENGKLRLQAIAATDDGFRIAELDMRLRGGGVIAGLEQAGELDFKLGDIKKDYPLFKAAQNDARLLLQNPAWQNDEVRNSLSALGAKIKSLSFS, encoded by the coding sequence TTGAGCGTCTCCCTCTTTACCCCGGTTGAAAAGATCAAGGGCATCGGTCCGAGCTATGGCCGCATCCTGGCCCGGCGCGGCATCGCCTGCGCCGGCGACCTGCTGCTGCTTTTCCCGGAAAGCTATATCGATTTTTCCCGGGTGACGGAGCAACCCGTGGCCGACGAGGAAAGGCTCTACCCGGTCGCGCTTGACAGCGTCCACTTGGGCCGGAATTTCAAAAAAAGGATTTCGCTGCTCACGGTCAAGGGGAAAATCGCCACGCTGCCGGTCCGGCTGGTCTTTTTCAACCAGCCCTACCTGCTGCCGACGCTGGCGCGCAAAAAACGGATCTACGCCTATGGGCGGATCGAAACGCGCGCCGGCGTGTGGCAGATGGTCAATCCGCAATTGGCCCCGGAAAATCGGCTCGGGCAGGTCGTTCCCCGCTACCGGCCGCTGGCAACCCTGAAAGGGGGAAATTTGCGCAAGCTGATCGCCTGGGTGCTGGCCGAGTGGCGGGAAGAGCGGGAAACGCTGCCGCAGACGATCCTGCGCCGGCACGATTTTCCCGGCCTGGCCCACGCCCTGCGCACGATCCATCAGCCGCGGGCCTCGGATTTGAGCGCCGTCGAAAAAATGAAGGCGCGCTTCATCTACAGCGAATTCCTGGCGTTCCAGCTGGAGCTGCAGTTCATCCGCGCTTTTTTCCGCGGCCGCCGCCGCCTCCACCGCTACCGCTTCAGCAACGATATCCGCCTGGCCATTGACCGCCGGCTGCCCTTCACCCTCAGCGCCGAGCAGGTCAGCGCCTTCAGCGAGATCGTCAACGACCTGGGCGCGCCGCACACCATGCAGCGCCTGCTGCAGGGGGAAGTGGGCAGCGGCAAGACCATCGTGGCCTTCCTGGCCCTGCTGCTGGCCAGGGAGAACGGGTATCAGGGTGCCTTCCTGGCCCCGACCGAACTTCTGGCCGGCCAGCACTTCAGGAACGCCCAGGCTTTTTTTGCCGTCGACGACATCGCCCTGCTGACCGGAGACTGCCCGGCCGGCCAAAAAAAGGAAATTCAAAAACGCCTGCGCAGCGGTGAAATCTCCCTGGTCTTCGGCACCCATGCCCTGATCAATGAGGCGATCGCCTTCCGCAACCTGTCCATGGTGGTCATCGACGAGCAGCACCGCTTCGGCGTGGCCCAGCGTGCCGCCCTGTTTTTCAAGAGCCGCTCCGCCGACCTGCTGGTGACCACGGCCACCCCCATTCCCCGCACCATGCGGCTGGCCCTCTACAACGACGTGGCGGTTTCCACTCTGAAAAAGCCCCTGGCCGGCCGCCGACCGGTCATCACCCGCGTCATCGCCGCCGCCGGCCGCCAGGAATTCTACCGGCAGCTGCGCCGCGAACTGGACCGGGGCGGCAGGGGCTATGTCATCATGCCGCTGATCGACAAATCGGAGGGAGTCCCGGAGCTGCGCTCCCTGCAGGAGGAAACGGCCGTTTTCAAGGAACTATGGCCCGATATTCCCCTGGCCGCCATTTCCGGGAAAACCAAGCCCGAGCAAAAAGAGCGGATCCTGCGCCAGTTCAGGCAGGGGCGCATCCGTCTGCTGCTGGCCACCACCGTGGTTGAGGTGGGGATCGATGTGCCGGAAGCGACCTTCATGGTCATCGAGAACGCCGACCGGTATGGTTTGTCGCAGCTGCACCAATTGCGCGGCCGCGTCGGCCGGGGGACGGAGCAATCGTATTGTTATCTGCTCGCTTCGTCCCAGCCCACAGAAAACGGAAAACTGCGCCTGCAGGCCATCGCGGCCACCGACGACGGCTTCCGCATCGCCGAGCTGGACATGCGCCTGCGTGGGGGAGGCGTGATCGCTGGCCTGGAGCAGGCCGGCGAACTCGACTTCAAGCTGGGGGATATCAAAAAGGACTACCCGCTTTTCAAGGCGGCGCAAAACGACGCCCGGCTGCTGCTGCAAAACCCCGCCTGGCAAAACGACGAGGTCAGGAATTCCCTGTCGGCACTGGGTGCGAAAATCAAGAGCCTCAGTTTCAGCTGA